In a single window of the Magnolia sinica isolate HGM2019 chromosome 7, MsV1, whole genome shotgun sequence genome:
- the LOC131251778 gene encoding FCS-Like Zinc finger 17-like: protein MMKKMREDGPPSKAHQCATGEMNGSDPTSSCPVGLRLLIQSSGRESNVINKSVSILTKSVHPNRRIPSSFPESSFLKACQLCKKELTPLDDVYMYRGDQGFCSVKCRCRQIFIDEMREMEASARGPPAPPLRSNRGRRMPKSNRCGGILAVG, encoded by the exons ATGATGAAGAAAATGagggaagatggcccaccatcaaaggcCCACCAATGCGCCACCGGtgaaatgaacggttcagatccgaCCTCATCATGCCCGGTCGGGTTGCGACTATTAATACAAAGTTCGGGGCGGGAATCCAACGTCATCAACAAGTCCGTGTCCATACTGACCAAATCTGTGCATCCTAACCGTCGAATTCCATCATCTTTTCCAGAATCAAGCTTCCTTAAGGCATGTCAGCTATGCAAGAAGGAACTCACCCCTCTCGACGATGTGTACATGTACAG GGGTGATCAGGGATTCTGCAGTGTGAAGTGTAGATGCAGGCAGATTTTCATAGAtgagatgagagagatggaggCTTCTGCGAGGGGCCCACCGGCCCCACCTCTACGTAGCAATCGAGGCCGTCGAATGCCCAAATCCAATCGCTGTGGAGGAATCCTAGCCGTGGGTTAA